One window from the genome of Desulforamulus ruminis DSM 2154 encodes:
- a CDS encoding zinc-dependent alcohol dehydrogenase, producing the protein MKAITYQGVKDIKISNVHDPKIEKRDDAIIKVTSTAICGSDLHLIHGLVPNMPKDFILGHETMGIVEEVGPEVTKIKKGDRVIVPFPVACGHCWYCEHDQYSLCDNSNPHGEVGGILGYSETYGGYAGGQAEYLRVPYANVGPLKVPDELTDEQVLFLTDVLPTSYWGNLIGGVKKGSTVTVFGCGPIGLMAQKFAWLLGAKRVIAVDYIGYRLEHAKKFNKVETINFEDYDNTGSYIKELTKGGTDVVIDCVGMDGKMTLAEMVETALLLQGGAMSAINMAAQAVRKGGTVALVGVYGMRYNAFPLGDFWSRGITLKMGQCPATAYVEHLLEWIKEGKIDSTDIITHKLRLDQGERAYEVFDRKEDNCIKVVLKP; encoded by the coding sequence TAAAGTAACTTCCACGGCAATTTGTGGATCGGATTTACATCTGATTCATGGCTTGGTTCCGAACATGCCCAAAGACTTTATTCTGGGTCATGAAACCATGGGAATCGTGGAAGAAGTGGGACCAGAAGTAACCAAGATCAAGAAGGGGGACCGGGTCATTGTGCCCTTTCCGGTGGCCTGTGGACATTGCTGGTACTGTGAGCATGACCAATACAGCCTATGTGATAATTCCAATCCGCACGGAGAAGTGGGCGGGATTCTGGGATATAGCGAAACCTACGGTGGTTATGCCGGAGGACAGGCAGAATACTTGCGAGTCCCCTATGCCAACGTAGGTCCTTTGAAGGTACCCGATGAGTTGACAGACGAACAGGTATTGTTTTTAACGGATGTTCTGCCGACATCTTACTGGGGTAATCTCATTGGTGGGGTAAAGAAAGGGTCTACTGTTACAGTATTTGGTTGCGGTCCCATTGGTTTGATGGCACAGAAATTTGCATGGCTTTTAGGAGCTAAACGGGTTATTGCCGTAGATTACATCGGCTATCGCCTGGAACATGCTAAAAAATTTAATAAGGTAGAAACAATAAATTTTGAGGATTATGACAACACTGGATCTTATATCAAAGAGTTAACCAAAGGCGGAACCGATGTTGTCATTGACTGTGTGGGCATGGATGGTAAAATGACCTTGGCCGAAATGGTAGAAACAGCTTTATTGCTCCAGGGAGGGGCCATGTCTGCCATTAATATGGCAGCACAGGCCGTTCGCAAAGGTGGTACTGTTGCGCTGGTGGGAGTCTACGGTATGCGCTACAATGCCTTTCCTCTAGGTGACTTTTGGAGTCGGGGTATCACATTAAAAATGGGGCAATGTCCGGCTACCGCCTACGTGGAACACTTGTTGGAATGGATTAAAGAGGGGAAAATTGACTCTACGGATATCATTACTCATAAATTGAGGCTGGACCAGGGAGAACGGGCTTATGAGGTTTTTGATCGCAAAGAGGATAATTGTATAAAAGTTGTGCTTAAACCGTAA